The proteins below come from a single Oncorhynchus keta strain PuntledgeMale-10-30-2019 chromosome 1, Oket_V2, whole genome shotgun sequence genomic window:
- the LOC118385165 gene encoding cytochrome c oxidase subunit 7A2, mitochondrial codes for MNRLLKLPRLATSAFSTTTKQMKNKVPDHQKLFQADNGLPVHIKGGTTDVLLYRLTMSITLAGTGYCLFWILCACQPKGK; via the exons ATGAATCGCCTACtg AAGCTGCCCCGGCTGGCTACCAGCGCCTTCAGCACAACAACCAAACAGATGAAGAACAAGGTGCCAGATCATCAGAAGCTATTCCAG GCTGACAACGGCTTGCCAGTCCACATCAAGGGAGGGACCACTGATGTCCTTCTCTACCGTCTAACAATGTCCATCACCCTCGCAG GCACCGGATACTGCTTATTCTGGATTCTATGTGCCTGTCAGCCTAAGGGCAAATGA
- the LOC118385147 gene encoding ribonuclease T2-like, translating to MRSGKQRVLVEHFSLAGNCHYRSVTHDQSLSLTSINMLSPVLLMVALLTVLTVTMESDHWTADRQEKFCTWQCLKFTLQWPGSFCLGLKNSSQCRIPPNIQTWTIHGLWPSKAHTCCSCWPIFHSDLKELDPELSQLWPSLLKTQSSFLFWKDEWIKHGSCAACVEGMNSPLRYFQICLKLRGRFDIDRALEDAGIKPSCNQSYPYDKVNHALAPVIGDDPDVLIQCINDEKGREVLVQVKIPLSQNLTLGCHHKEDQGAEPVPPQLWHTFPGHPCPQDSPVFYFPINHDHPHQPCD from the exons ATGAGATCAGGCAAACAGAGAGTTTTGGTTGAGCATTTTTCATTAGCAGGGAACTGTCATTATAGATCAGTCACACATGATCAGTCGCTCTCTCTG ACTAGCATCAATATGCTTTCACCAGTGCTGCTCATGGTGGCCTTGCTGACTGTCCTTACCGTCACCATGGAATCTGACCACTGGACAGCAGACCGGCAGGAAAA gTTCTGTACGTGGCAGTGTTTGAAGTTTACTCTGCAGTGGCCTGGGAGCTTCTGTTTG GGTCTAAAGAATTCATCACAGTGCAGAATACCTCCAAACATCCAGACATGGACGATCCATGGactgtg GCCTTCGAAAGCTCATACATGTTGTAGCTGCTGGCCAATATTCCACTCTGACCTCAAG GAGCTGGACCCTGAACTCTCTCAACTTTGGCCATCCCTACTCAAGACTCAATCCAGTTTTCTCTTCTG GAAAGATGAATGGATCAAACATGGCTCTTGTGCTGCTTGTGTGGAGGGCATGAACTCTCCCTTGCGTTACTTCCAGATATGTCTGAAACTACGCGGGCGCTTCGATATTGACCG AGCCTTGGAGGACGCAGGAATAAAGCCCTCCTGTAACCAGTCTTATCCA TACGATAAAGTCAACCATGCTCTGGCCCCAGTCATTGGAGATGACCCTGATGTCCTGATTCAGTGTATAAATGATGAAAAG GGACGAGAAGTATTGGTCCAGGTGAAGATCCCTCTGTCTCAAAACCTCACCCTTGGATGTCATCACAAAGAGGACCAGGGAGCTGAACCAGTACCTCCCCAGCTCTGGCACACCTTTCCTGGGCACCCCTGTCCACAGGACTCCCCTGTCTTCTACTTCCCTATAAACCACGACCACCCACATCAGCCATGTGACTAG
- the LOC118385157 gene encoding calcineurin B homologous protein 2-like, whose translation MGSTNSTLSKIPNIEELMQETGFTPAHIVRLYDRFEALDKEKTGHLRPQDFGAINRLAMNPIGDRIIGAFFSPGQETVDFHSFVRILAHFRPADKKHPKDPSMPEPVNSRTSKLKFAFQLYDQDKDGKISRAELLQVLRSMLEMQVTEEQLESIADRTIQEADLDKDDAISFEEFRKSLEKVNIDHKMSIRFLR comes from the exons ATGGGCTCGACAAACTCCACCCTGTCAAAAATTCCAAACATCGAAGAATTGATGCAAGAAACGGGTT TCACCCCTGCACACATTGTTCGACTTTATGACCGTTTCGAAGCATTGGACAAGGAGAAGACAGGTCATCTCCG CCCACAGGATTTTGGAGCCATTAATAGGTTGGCGATGAACCCCATTGGGGATCGGATCATTGGGGCTTTCTTCTCTCCAGG ACAGGAAACGGTGGACTTCCACTCCTTTGTGAGGATCCTGGCCCACTTCCGGCCTGCGGACAAAAAACATCCCAAAGATCCCAGTATGCCTGAACCTGTCAACAGTAGGACCAGTAAACTCAAGT TTGCTTTCCAACTGTATGACCAGGACAAGGATGGTAAAATCTCCAGAGCAGAGCTTCTACAG GTGCTGCGGTCCATGCTGGAGATGCAGGTGACGGAGGAGCAGCTCGAGAGCATCGCCGACCGCACCATCCAGGAGGCTGACCTGGACAAGGACGATGCCATCTCTTTTGAGGAGTTCCGCAAG TCCCTGGAGAAGGTAAACATCGACCACAAGATGAGCATTCGCTTCCTGCGCTAG
- the LOC118385174 gene encoding LOW QUALITY PROTEIN: transcription elongation factor SPT5-like (The sequence of the model RefSeq protein was modified relative to this genomic sequence to represent the inferred CDS: substituted 1 base at 1 genomic stop codon), which produces MSDSEDSDFSDNQSEQSSEAEEVDKNEAEEDGQASLSGSDKAAEEEGEDLADEYDEEEEEDDDDRPRKKPRHGGFILDEADVDDEYEDEDPWEEGAEDILEKAEEAEVSNIDHVVLDEDNSGSRRLQNLWRDSREEALGEYYMRKYAKQSGNDFPGGSEELSDDITQQQLLPGVKDPNLWTVKCKIGEERATAIALMRKCIAYQFTDTPLQIKSVVAPEHVKGYIYVESYKQTHVKAAIDXIGNLRMGFWNQQMVPIKEMTDVLKVVKEVTNLKPKSWVRLKRGLYKDDIAQVDYVEPSQNTISLKMIPRIDLDRIKARMSMKDWFAKRKKFKRPAQRLFDAEKIRSLGGDVSHDGDFMIFEANRYSRKGFLFKSFAMSAVITEGVKPTLSELDKFEDQPEGIDLEVVTETAGKEREHNLQAGDNVEVCEGELINLQGKILSVDGNKITIMPKHEDLKDPLEFPAHELRKYFRMGDHVKLIAGRYEGDTGLIVRVEENFVILFSDLTMHELKVLPRDLQLCSETASGVDAGGQHEWGELVQLDPQTVGVIVRLERETFQVLNMDGKVLTVRHQAVNRRKDNRFVVALDSEQNNIHVKDIVKVIDGPHSGREGEIRHIFRGFAFLHCKKLVENGGMFVCKTRHVVLAGGSKPRDVTNFTVGGFAPRSPSISSPKHPGGGGGGGQQQRGGGGGGQMGRGRGRRDNDLIGQTVRISHGPYKGYIGVVKDATESTARVELHSTCQTISVDRQRLTTMGAKSHGGMTSTHGRTPMYGPQTPMYGTGSRTPMYNSQTPLHDASRTPHYGSQTPLHDGSRTPGQSGAWDPNNPNTPSRADDDFEFGYDDEPSPSPQGYGGTPNPQTPGYPEVPSPQVNPQYNPQTPGTPAMYNTEQYSPYTAPSPQGSYQPSPSPQSYHQVAPSPVGYQNTHSPASYHPTPSPMAYQASPSPSPVGYSPMTPGAPSPGGYNPHTPGSNIDQTSCDWVTTDILVHVKDTFLDSQVVNQTGVIRSVTGGMCSVFLQDTEKVVSISSEHLEPVTPTKNNKVKVILGEDREATGILLSIDGDDGIVRMELDDQLKILNLRFLGKLEL; this is translated from the exons CAGAGGAAGCGGAGG TGTCCAACATTGACCATGTGGTCCTGGATGAGGACAACTCTGGCTCCCGCAGGCTGCAGAACCTCTGGAG AGATTCCAGAGAAGAGGCCTTGGGTGAATATTACATGAGGAAATATGCCAAGCAATCAGGAAATGA TTTTCCTGGGGGTTCTGAGGAACTGTCTGATGACATCACCCAGCAGCAGCTGCTCCCTGGCGTCAA GGATCCTAATCTTTGGACGGTCAAGTGTAAG ATTGGAGAAGAGAGAGCAACCGCCATCGCATTGATGAGGAAATGCATTGCCTATCAATTCACAGACACG CCCCTCCAAATCAAGTCGGTAGTGGCTCCCGAACATGTCAAAGGTTACATCTATGTGGAGTCGTACAAGCAGACTCACGTCAAGGCTGCAATTGATTGAATAGGCAACCTGAGGATGGGCTTCTGGAACCAGCAGATGGTTCCCATCAAGGAGATGACAGACGTCCTCAAGGTGGTCAAAGAGGTGACTAACCTCAAGCCCAAGTCCTGGGTCCGCCTCAAGAGAGGCCTCTACAAAGATGACATTGCCCAG GTGGACTATGTGGAGCCCAGTCAGAACACGATATCACTGAAGATGATTCCCAGGATAGATTTGGACAGAATTAAGGCCCGTATGAGCATG AAAGACTGGTTTGCAAAGCGGAAGAAGTTCAAGAGACCAGCCCAGAGACTCTTCGATGCGGAAAAGATCAG GTCACTTGGTGGGGATGTCAGCCACGATGGAGACTTCATGATATTTGAAGCTAACCGCTACAGCCGTAAAGGGTTCCTCTTCAAGAGCTTTGCCATGTCTGCTGTG ATCACTGAAGGAGTGAAACCCACTCTGTCAGAGCTGGATAAGTTTGAGGATCAGCCAGAAGGCATTGATCTGGAGGTGGTGACTGAAACCGCAG GTAAAGAGCGTGAGCACAACCTCCAGGCTGGGGACAACGTGGAGGTGTGTGAAGGGGAGCTGATCAACTTGCAGGGCAAGATCCTGAGTGTGGATGGCAACAAGATCACCATCATGCCCAAGCATGAGGACCTGAAG GATCCGCTGGAGTTCCCGGCCCATGAATTGAGGAAGTACTTCCGTATGGGTGACCACGTCAAGTTGATAGCAGGCCGCTACGAGGGCGACACCGGCCTCATCGTACGCGTGGAGGAGAACTTTGTCATCCTCTTCTCTGACCTCACCATGCACGAG TTGAAGGTCCTGCCCCGGGACTTACAGCTGTGCTCTGAGACGGCGTCAGGGGTAGATGCTGGGGGCCAGCACGAATGGGGAGAGCTGGTCCAACTGGACCCCCAGACCGTGGGAGTCATTGtcaggctggagagagagacattccaG GTCCTCAACATGGACGGCAAGGTGCTGACGGTGCGTCACCAGGCAGTGAATCGGCGGAAAGACAACCGCTTTGTTGTGGCACTGGACTCTGAGCAGAACAACATTCACGTGAAAGACATCGTCAAGGTCATCGACGGGCCACACTCG GGGCGTGAGGGAGAGATCCGCCACATTTTCCGAGGCTTTGCCTTCCTGCACTGTAAAAAGCTGGTGGAGAACGGGGGCATGTTCGTCTGCAAGACACGCCACGTGGTGCTGGCCGGGGGCTCCAAG CCCAGAGACGTCACCAACTTCACCGTGGGAGGCTTCGCTCCGAGGAGTCCAAGTATCAGCAGCCCCAAGCAtccaggtggtggtggtggtggtg GTCAGCAGcagaggggtggtggaggaggtggacagATGGGGCGTGGCCGGGGCAGGAGGGACAACGACCTGATTGGACAGACCGTCCGCATCTCCCATGGACCATACAAGG GGTACATTGGTGTGGTGAAGGATGCCACTGAGTCGACAGCCAGAGTGGAGCTGCACTCAACATGCCAGACCATCTCTGTGGACCGACAGCGTCTCACCACAAT GGGAGCCAAGAGCCATGGAGGAATGACTTCCACCCACGGACGCACTCCCATGTACGGTCCCCAGACCCCCATGTACGGGACAGGCTCCCGTACCCCCATGTATAACTCTCAGACCCCCTTACACGATG CCAGCCGTACACCGCACTACGGCTCGCAGACCCCGCTGCATGATGGGAGCAGAACGCCGGGGCAGAGCGGAGCGTGGGACCCCAACAACCCCAACACACCGTCCAG GGCGGACGATGACTTTGAGTTTGGTTATGATGACGAGCCCTCGCCGTCCCCTCAGGGCTACGGGGGCACGCCTAACCCCCAGACCCCTGGCTACCCAGAGGTGCCCTCACCCCAGGTCAATCCCCAGTACAACCCCCAGACCCCAGGCACCCCAGCCAT GTACAACACGGAACAGTACTCGCCGTACACTGCCCCCTCCCCACAGGGCTCGTACCagcccagccccagtccccagagCTACCATCAGGTGGCCCCCAGCCCAGTGGGCTACCAGAACACACACTCACCAGCCAGCTACCACCCCACACCCTCACCCATGGCATACCAG GCCAGTCCGAGCCCCAGCCCGGTAGGCTACAGCCCCATGACCCCCGGCGCCCCCTCCCCTGGCGGCTACAACCCCCACACCCCCGGCTCCAACATCGACCAGACCTCCTGCGACTGGGTCACCACCGACATCCTAGTGCACGTTAAGGACACCTTCCTGGACAGCCAGGTGGTTAACCAGACGGGCGTCATCCGCAGTGTCACG GGTGGCATGTGCTCAGTCTTCCTCCAGGACACAGAGAAGGTGGTGAGCATCTCCAGTGAACACCTAGAGCCTGTCACCCCAACTAAGAACAACAAG GTGAAGGTGATTTTAGGGGAGGACCGCGAGGCCACGGGGATCCTACTGAGTATTGATGGGGACGACGGCATCGTCAGGATGGAGCTGGATGACCAGCTGAAGATTCTCAACCTCCGCTTCCTGGGCAAGCTGGAGCTCTGA